The following coding sequences lie in one Candidatus Desulfarcum epimagneticum genomic window:
- a CDS encoding conserved hypothetical protein (Evidence 4 : Unknown function but conserved in other organisms): MKNFEWNEEKNKWLRERRDISFEEIAFYIENGGLLDTYKHPNQDRYHRQSIFVVRTDSYMYIVPYLEEESYYFLKTIIPHSRAKKRYSEGGK, translated from the coding sequence ATGAAAAATTTTGAATGGAATGAAGAGAAAAATAAATGGCTGAGAGAGCGCCGTGACATTTCTTTTGAAGAGATCGCTTTTTATATCGAAAATGGGGGGTTGCTTGACACGTATAAGCATCCCAATCAGGACAGATATCATAGGCAGTCGATATTCGTTGTCCGAACGGATTCTTATATGTATATTGTCCCCTATCTTGAAGAAGAGAGCTATTATTTTCTCAAAACCATCATTCCCCACAGCAGGGCGAAAAAGAGATACTCGGAGGGCGGAAAATGA